From a single Staphylococcus epidermidis genomic region:
- the rpmG gene encoding 50S ribosomal protein L33 has translation MKKVPLNCENCGNRNYNVPKKEGSATRLTLKKYCPRCNAHTVHKESK, from the coding sequence GTGAAGAAAGTACCTTTGAATTGTGAGAATTGTGGCAATCGGAATTATAATGTTCCTAAAAAGGAAGGCTCAGCAACGAGACTTACTTTAAAAAAATACTGTCCAAGATGTAACGCGCATACAGTTCATAAAGAATCGAAATAA
- a CDS encoding Mini-ribonuclease 3 — MNVKLLNPLTLAYMGDAVLDQHVREYIVLKLQSKPHRLHQVSKSYVSAKSQAKTLEYLLGIDWFTEEELSVLKRGRNAKSYTKAKNTDIQTYRKSSALEAVIGFLYLDHQSERLENLLETIVRIVDER; from the coding sequence ATGAATGTAAAACTTCTCAATCCTTTAACATTGGCATATATGGGTGATGCAGTACTTGATCAACATGTGCGTGAATATATCGTGCTAAAATTACAAAGTAAACCTCATCGTTTGCACCAAGTATCGAAGAGTTATGTTTCAGCGAAAAGTCAAGCTAAGACTTTAGAGTATTTGTTAGGTATTGACTGGTTTACAGAGGAAGAACTAAGTGTTTTAAAACGAGGACGTAACGCTAAAAGTTATACAAAAGCTAAAAATACTGACATTCAAACTTATCGTAAAAGCTCAGCGTTAGAAGCTGTTATCGGATTTTTATATTTAGACCATCAATCAGAACGATTAGAAAACTTATTAGAAACAATTGTTAGGATAGTGGATGAAAGGTAG
- a CDS encoding NYN domain-containing protein: MKKRYLIIDGYNMIGQSSTLSTVAKENLEEAREQLLDTIANYNALIADEIVCVFDAYEQSGIEREYFYHGVKTIFTKEKETADSFIERYVYELYNKHTTHITVVTSDMSEQHAIFGSGAYRISSREMWRELKENEVVVNKSLDDFSEKKPRIRIPLSNEILEEFEKIRRGNQKKD; the protein is encoded by the coding sequence ATGAAAAAAAGATACTTAATTATAGATGGTTACAATATGATTGGCCAATCCTCAACACTTAGCACTGTTGCTAAAGAGAATTTAGAAGAAGCTAGAGAGCAATTATTAGACACAATTGCCAACTACAATGCATTAATAGCAGATGAAATTGTCTGTGTATTTGATGCCTATGAACAGTCAGGGATAGAAAGGGAATACTTCTATCATGGTGTCAAAACAATCTTTACTAAAGAAAAAGAAACTGCAGATAGTTTTATAGAACGCTACGTGTATGAATTATATAATAAACACACGACACACATTACCGTTGTAACAAGTGATATGAGTGAACAACATGCTATTTTTGGTTCAGGTGCCTATCGTATTTCTTCAAGAGAAATGTGGCGTGAATTAAAAGAAAATGAGGTTGTTGTTAACAAGTCACTTGATGATTTTAGCGAAAAGAAACCAAGAATTAGAATTCCGTTATCTAATGAGATACTTGAAGAATTTGAAAAGATTAGACGTGGCAATCAGAAAAAAGACTAA
- the nusG gene encoding transcription termination/antitermination protein NusG, protein MSEEVGAKRWYAVHTYSGYENKVKKNLEKRVESMNMTEQIFRVVIPEEEETQVKDGKAKKLVKKTFPGYVLVELIMTDESWYVVRNTPGVTGFVGSAGAGSKPNPLLPEEVRFILKQMGLKEKTIDVELDVGEQVRIQSGPFANQIGEVQEIEADKFKLTVLVDMFGRETPVEVEFDQIEKL, encoded by the coding sequence ATGTCTGAAGAAGTAGGCGCTAAGCGTTGGTATGCTGTACATACCTATTCTGGATATGAAAATAAAGTTAAAAAGAATTTAGAAAAAAGAGTAGAATCTATGAATATGACTGAACAAATTTTCAGAGTTGTCATACCAGAAGAGGAAGAAACTCAAGTTAAGGATGGGAAAGCTAAAAAGCTTGTGAAGAAAACATTTCCTGGATATGTATTAGTTGAGTTAATCATGACAGATGAGTCGTGGTATGTAGTTAGAAATACTCCTGGAGTAACAGGATTTGTCGGATCTGCAGGTGCAGGATCAAAACCTAACCCTCTACTTCCTGAAGAAGTACGCTTCATTCTTAAGCAAATGGGTCTTAAAGAGAAAACAATAGATGTTGAACTCGATGTTGGAGAACAAGTTCGTATCCAATCAGGTCCTTTTGCTAATCAAATTGGAGAAGTACAAGAGATTGAAGCGGATAAATTCAAGCTTACTGTACTTGTTGATATGTTTGGTCGTGAAACACCTGTAGAAGTTGAATTTGACCAAATTGAAAAATTATAA
- the secE gene encoding preprotein translocase subunit SecE, with amino-acid sequence MAKKESFFKGVKSEMEKTSWPTKEELFKYTIIVVSTVIFFLVFFYALDIGINALKQLFLG; translated from the coding sequence ATGGCTAAAAAAGAAAGTTTCTTTAAAGGCGTTAAGTCAGAAATGGAAAAGACGAGTTGGCCAACTAAGGAAGAATTATTTAAATATACAATAATAGTTGTATCAACAGTGATATTCTTCTTAGTCTTTTTCTATGCCTTAGACATAGGAATTAATGCATTAAAACAATTATTTTTAGGTTAG
- the rplK gene encoding 50S ribosomal protein L11, with amino-acid sequence MAKKVEKVVKLQIPAGKANPAPPVGPALGQAGVNIMGFCKEFNARTQEQAGLIIPVEISVYEDRSFTFITKTPPAPVLLKKAAGVEKGSGEPNKTKVATVTKDQVREIAQTKMQDLNAADEEAAMRIIEGTARSMGITVQ; translated from the coding sequence GTGGCTAAAAAAGTAGAAAAAGTAGTTAAATTGCAAATTCCTGCAGGTAAAGCGAATCCAGCACCACCAGTTGGTCCAGCATTAGGTCAAGCAGGTGTGAACATTATGGGATTCTGTAAAGAATTCAATGCTCGTACGCAAGAACAAGCAGGTTTAATCATTCCGGTAGAAATCAGTGTTTATGAAGACCGTTCATTTACATTCATTACAAAAACTCCGCCGGCTCCAGTACTACTTAAAAAAGCAGCTGGTGTTGAAAAAGGTTCTGGTGAACCTAATAAAACTAAAGTTGCAACAGTAACTAAAGATCAAGTACGCGAAATTGCTCAAACAAAAATGCAAGACTTAAATGCTGCAGACGAAGAAGCGGCAATGCGTATTATTGAAGGTACTGCACGTAGCATGGGTATCACTGTACAATAA
- a CDS encoding sigma-70 family RNA polymerase sigma factor yields the protein MNLNKQQHEYTAMCLSQIENKSSEELFESLIEELKPLIYNKIRYISHNKYDIEDIYQEIAIKFYRALQKFDYQQGVPIEHYIYFLIRSVKYDYLRKVKANYKRQPLLVNEYIVEYNATLALNDIERSIIRKELTLAFKRSEVKLSRMERRIIRLLLNDYKPKEIAMVLNLESKVVYNAIQRSKCKLKRSFE from the coding sequence ATGAATCTGAATAAACAGCAACATGAATATACAGCAATGTGTCTATCGCAAATAGAAAATAAATCTTCTGAAGAACTATTTGAGTCTTTAATAGAAGAGCTAAAGCCACTGATTTACAATAAAATAAGGTATATCTCCCATAATAAGTATGATATTGAAGACATTTATCAAGAGATTGCTATTAAATTCTACCGTGCCTTGCAAAAATTCGACTATCAACAAGGTGTACCAATAGAACACTATATTTATTTTTTAATTCGTTCGGTTAAATATGACTATCTTAGAAAAGTAAAAGCGAATTATAAACGTCAACCTCTACTTGTTAATGAATACATTGTTGAATATAACGCTACTTTGGCATTAAACGATATAGAAAGATCGATAATTAGAAAAGAATTAACATTAGCTTTTAAAAGAAGCGAAGTCAAACTCAGTCGAATGGAAAGACGTATCATTCGATTACTACTTAATGATTACAAGCCAAAGGAGATTGCTATGGTTTTAAATTTGGAATCCAAAGTTGTTTATAATGCGATTCAACGTAGTAAATGTAAACTTAAAAGAAGTTTTGAATAA
- the rlmB gene encoding 23S rRNA (guanosine(2251)-2'-O)-methyltransferase RlmB, with protein sequence MEDIVIVGRHAVKEAIISGHAINKILIQDGIKKQQINDILKNAKSQKLIVQTVPKSKLDFLANAPHQGVAALVAPYEYANFDEFLQKQKKKDSYSTVIILDGLEDPHNLGSILRTADASGVDAVIIPKRRSVALTQTVAKASTGAIQHVPVIRVTNLSKTIDELKDNGFWIAGTEANNATDYRDLQADMSLGIVIGSEGQGMSRLVSDKCDFHIKIPMVGHVNSLNASVAASLMMYEVYRKRHQLEEKS encoded by the coding sequence GTGGAAGATATAGTGATAGTAGGTAGACACGCAGTTAAAGAAGCGATTATATCAGGTCACGCCATAAATAAGATTTTGATTCAAGACGGTATAAAAAAGCAACAAATTAACGACATTTTAAAAAATGCAAAATCACAAAAATTAATTGTACAAACGGTACCAAAATCTAAATTAGATTTTTTAGCAAATGCACCTCACCAGGGTGTGGCTGCTTTAGTAGCCCCATATGAATATGCAAACTTCGATGAATTTTTACAAAAACAAAAGAAAAAAGACAGTTATTCAACTGTTATCATTTTAGATGGTTTAGAAGACCCGCATAATCTTGGCTCTATATTAAGAACAGCAGATGCTTCTGGTGTTGATGCGGTTATTATACCTAAAAGACGATCCGTTGCGCTAACACAGACCGTTGCCAAAGCTTCTACAGGAGCGATTCAGCATGTTCCGGTTATAAGGGTTACTAATCTTTCGAAAACTATCGACGAATTAAAAGACAACGGCTTTTGGATTGCGGGGACAGAAGCTAATAATGCAACGGATTATAGAGATTTACAAGCTGATATGTCACTAGGTATTGTAATAGGTAGTGAGGGGCAAGGTATGAGTCGTTTAGTGAGTGATAAGTGTGATTTTCATATTAAGATTCCAATGGTTGGACATGTCAATAGCTTGAACGCGTCTGTGGCTGCAAGTTTAATGATGTATGAAGTATATCGTAAACGTCATCAGTTAGAGGAAAAGTCATGA